In one window of Cellulophaga sp. HaHa_2_95 DNA:
- a CDS encoding phospholipase D family protein — protein MNLILNYKYIFVLFLLILASCNEEQKITPPTDFCANIHKNDSITLTKELASVKELMATKTGVYVLEDGSGSMVARAWLSEYAEKTIDIQYFIFSTDNVGLIACDYLIRAADRGVKVRIIVDDIMVDADIQDILTFASHKNIEVKIYNPGVNLGINLFKKIQKFTTDFRTANQRMHNKTFIVDGKVVITGGRNIADEYFDYDHEYNFRDRDILLLGKIAKTVNTSFDQFWNSPLTKEVSEVIEELPENITSEERFNKLHEYACNPYNFWPQVRKRIATLPTTFKKINASGDLVWLDDVQFISDNPGKNDGESGLGGGGISTSALINLVKNSKSSIDIQTPYLITTALAQNLFKDAVDRGVKIRILTNSLASTDNVEAFSSYQTDRKKLLETGVRIFEFRPDAAERKKIMTGELQEKLDYTPIFGLHAKSMVVDHKTTVIGTFNLDPRSANLNTECVVIVTSDKISKGVLSGMEEEFKPENSWETTLDFNPDAEVNKYKRLKTWTRKLIPKEIL, from the coding sequence ATGAATTTGATTCTTAACTATAAATACATTTTTGTTCTTTTTTTACTAATACTAGCCTCTTGTAATGAAGAACAGAAGATAACTCCACCAACAGATTTCTGTGCTAACATTCATAAAAACGACAGTATAACATTAACCAAAGAGTTAGCCAGCGTAAAAGAATTGATGGCTACGAAAACTGGTGTATATGTTTTAGAAGACGGTAGTGGTTCTATGGTGGCCAGAGCGTGGCTTAGCGAGTACGCTGAAAAGACCATAGACATTCAATATTTTATTTTTTCGACCGATAATGTAGGTTTAATTGCCTGTGATTATTTGATTAGAGCAGCAGATCGTGGTGTTAAAGTAAGAATTATTGTAGATGACATTATGGTAGATGCAGACATACAAGATATTCTAACATTTGCCTCTCACAAAAATATTGAAGTCAAAATTTATAATCCTGGAGTTAATCTCGGAATAAACCTTTTTAAAAAAATACAAAAATTTACAACAGATTTTAGAACTGCTAATCAACGTATGCACAACAAAACGTTCATAGTAGATGGTAAAGTGGTCATTACTGGAGGTAGGAATATTGCCGATGAGTACTTTGATTATGACCATGAGTATAATTTCAGAGATAGGGATATTCTGTTATTAGGAAAAATAGCTAAAACTGTAAATACTTCTTTTGACCAATTTTGGAATAGCCCCTTAACAAAAGAGGTCTCTGAGGTTATTGAAGAGCTACCTGAAAATATAACCTCAGAAGAAAGGTTTAACAAACTTCATGAATATGCCTGTAATCCCTATAATTTTTGGCCACAAGTTAGAAAGCGTATTGCTACCTTACCTACAACATTTAAAAAAATAAATGCATCAGGAGATTTAGTTTGGCTAGATGATGTACAGTTTATTTCTGATAATCCCGGAAAAAATGATGGCGAAAGTGGTTTGGGAGGTGGCGGAATTTCTACTAGTGCTTTAATCAACTTAGTTAAAAATTCAAAATCATCAATAGACATTCAAACACCCTATTTAATTACGACAGCATTAGCGCAAAATTTATTTAAAGATGCCGTAGACCGTGGCGTCAAAATTAGAATCTTAACGAACAGCTTAGCATCAACAGATAACGTGGAAGCTTTCAGTAGCTACCAAACGGATAGAAAAAAATTATTAGAAACAGGCGTAAGAATCTTTGAATTTAGACCTGATGCCGCAGAACGCAAAAAAATTATGACAGGAGAGTTACAAGAAAAACTCGACTATACTCCTATTTTTGGGTTGCATGCAAAATCTATGGTTGTAGACCATAAAACAACAGTCATTGGCACCTTTAATCTAGACCCTAGAAGTGCTAATTTAAATACGGAATGTGTGGTTATTGTTACTTCTGACAAAATATCGAAGGGTGTTTTAAGCGGAATGGAAGAAGAATTTAAACCTGAAAATTCATGGGAAACTACCTTGGATTTCAATCCAGATGCTGAAGTAAATAAATATAAACGATTAAAAACTTGGACCAGAAAATTAATTCCAAAAGAAATCCTGTAA
- a CDS encoding bifunctional alpha/beta hydrolase/OsmC family protein, with product MKNKTISFKNSKGVLLSGKLELPANQHPIAYALFAHCFTCNKNLTPVRNISRALTLQGFGVIRFDFTGLGQSEGEFSDTNFSSNIQDLEDVANYMALELEAPKLIIGHSLGGAAAIYAAKKIHSVDAVATIGAPSSPQHVQHLFKSGLEEIEENGKAMVNIGGRPFAIAKQFIEDLSSKNMSATVKSLRKPLLILHSPQDTTVGIKNAAEIYAEAMHPKSFVSLDGADHLLSDKEDSAYVGNLIAQWASRYIKKEDKKKLTTSKQVVVQIGNESLTTSILAAGHPLIADEPESVGGNNFGPAPYDLLLSSLGACTAMTLRLYANLKKWDLKEVIVHLTHGKDYRKDCMECDEKKSKIDHITKNIELIGDLDEAQKKRLLEIADKCPVHKTLHQSVVVTSNLIVS from the coding sequence ATGAAAAATAAAACGATATCCTTCAAAAACTCAAAAGGAGTACTACTTTCTGGTAAACTTGAATTACCTGCAAACCAGCATCCTATTGCTTATGCCCTATTTGCACATTGCTTTACATGTAATAAAAATTTAACTCCTGTCAGAAATATATCAAGAGCACTAACACTTCAGGGTTTTGGTGTTATACGTTTTGATTTTACCGGACTTGGACAAAGTGAGGGTGAATTTTCAGATACAAATTTTTCTTCTAACATTCAAGACCTAGAAGATGTCGCTAATTATATGGCGCTTGAATTAGAAGCTCCTAAACTAATCATAGGCCATTCTTTAGGGGGTGCCGCGGCAATATACGCTGCTAAAAAAATACATTCTGTTGATGCTGTAGCAACTATCGGTGCCCCATCATCTCCTCAACATGTGCAACATCTTTTTAAAAGTGGTTTGGAAGAAATTGAAGAAAATGGAAAAGCAATGGTAAATATTGGAGGAAGACCTTTCGCCATTGCAAAGCAATTTATTGAAGATCTATCGAGCAAAAATATGAGCGCTACGGTAAAATCATTAAGAAAGCCACTTTTGATCCTACATTCTCCACAAGATACGACTGTAGGTATAAAAAATGCTGCCGAGATATATGCTGAAGCCATGCATCCTAAAAGCTTTGTTTCCTTAGATGGTGCAGATCATTTGTTGTCAGATAAAGAAGATTCTGCCTACGTTGGTAATTTAATTGCACAATGGGCATCAAGATATATTAAAAAAGAGGACAAAAAGAAGCTTACAACCTCAAAACAAGTTGTCGTACAAATTGGAAATGAAAGTCTTACTACCTCTATTTTGGCTGCAGGACACCCCCTAATTGCCGATGAACCTGAAAGCGTAGGTGGCAATAATTTTGGTCCAGCCCCTTATGACCTTTTGCTTTCTTCCTTAGGTGCTTGTACTGCAATGACCTTACGATTGTATGCCAATCTAAAAAAGTGGGATTTAAAAGAAGTTATCGTGCACCTTACCCATGGCAAAGATTATAGAAAAGATTGTATGGAATGCGATGAGAAAAAATCAAAAATAGATCATATTACAAAAAACATAGAACTAATAGGTGATTTAGATGAGGCTCAAAAAAAACGCCTTCTTGAGATTGCAGATAAATGTCCTGTACACAAAACGCTTCATCAATCTGTTGTGGTAACTTCTAATTTGATTGTTTCCTGA
- a CDS encoding OmpA family protein, protein MKKIALINLVLVTLLSCKDTTAEKANKEIESDTTPVAVPTEKSPNKEVEKEFSWADIPESTVDVGEFPYLTPPKGMIVDKDDSESFEFDKLEFFDGRQFFVLDGKVERMSIVMEGDEEWEQYLFDKSVSEYLKSIGASLLFEGKIPYEQTQKWGDNPNAIYKHMHEFYAGDVVNGPISLYLLKTAQQKIGFQISSKSRTIGVVAYKDFEQTIEKITAETMLEDINAKGFATLHINFDTGKSRIKAGSYDVINEIAKMMKASPDLKIKIEGHTDNTGNEVANLKLSKNRARAVLMALTDEDIDEARLKSEGFGQTRPVEDNTTEEGKATNRRVELRKI, encoded by the coding sequence ATGAAAAAAATAGCTTTAATCAATCTAGTTTTAGTAACACTCCTATCCTGCAAGGATACTACAGCAGAAAAAGCGAATAAAGAGATAGAAAGCGATACCACTCCGGTAGCGGTTCCTACCGAAAAATCACCGAATAAAGAAGTCGAAAAAGAATTTTCTTGGGCAGATATCCCAGAATCAACCGTTGATGTCGGTGAATTTCCCTATCTAACACCTCCTAAAGGGATGATTGTTGATAAAGACGACTCAGAATCATTTGAATTCGATAAGTTAGAATTTTTTGACGGAAGGCAGTTCTTTGTTCTTGATGGAAAAGTGGAGCGAATGAGTATTGTCATGGAAGGCGATGAGGAATGGGAACAATACTTATTTGACAAAAGTGTATCTGAATACTTAAAATCTATAGGGGCAAGCTTACTTTTTGAAGGAAAGATTCCTTATGAACAAACTCAAAAATGGGGAGATAACCCAAATGCTATTTATAAACACATGCATGAGTTTTACGCAGGAGATGTTGTAAACGGCCCAATTAGCCTATATCTTTTAAAAACAGCCCAACAAAAAATAGGTTTTCAAATCTCTTCAAAATCAAGAACTATAGGTGTTGTAGCCTATAAAGATTTTGAGCAAACTATTGAAAAAATTACAGCCGAAACCATGTTAGAAGATATCAACGCTAAAGGCTTTGCAACGCTACATATAAATTTTGACACTGGTAAATCTAGAATTAAAGCAGGTTCCTATGATGTAATTAATGAGATAGCAAAAATGATGAAAGCGAGTCCCGATTTGAAAATTAAAATTGAGGGTCATACAGACAATACAGGTAATGAAGTTGCTAATTTGAAATTATCAAAAAATAGAGCTAGAGCTGTTCTTATGGCGCTTACAGATGAAGATATTGATGAAGCTAGATTAAAAAGTGAAGGTTTTGGACAAACGAGACCTGTAGAAGACAATACTACGGAAGAAGGTAAGGCTACAAATAGAAGGGTTGAATTGAGAAAAATATGA
- a CDS encoding adenosine deaminase: MESSALKKIIQGIPKAELHLHIEGSFEPELMFKIAKRNNITLAYDSIASLKEAYKFNNLQEFLDLYYIGAQVLIHEQDFYDLTWAYLTKVHSQNVVHVEVFFDPQTHTDRGISFDVVFNGIFKALEKATTELNISYQLIMSYLRHLSEEEAFKTLESSLPYKQYIHGVGLDSSEMGNPPSKFSKVFKASADQGYKLVAHAGEEGPSTYIWEALDLLKVVRIDHGNRCLDDAALVERLLQEKLALTLCPLSNVALKVIQKMEEHPVAKMLDKGLIATIHSDDPAYFGGYMNENYYETAKALNLNKSQLMQLAINAFEASWLSAARKEEHINQVKEYFNSLT; encoded by the coding sequence ATGGAATCATCTGCATTAAAAAAAATTATTCAAGGTATTCCCAAAGCCGAATTACATTTACACATTGAAGGTAGTTTTGAACCTGAGCTAATGTTTAAAATAGCTAAAAGAAACAACATTACACTGGCGTATGATTCCATAGCTTCCTTAAAAGAAGCCTATAAATTTAATAACCTTCAAGAATTTCTAGACCTTTACTATATTGGCGCACAAGTCCTCATTCATGAACAAGATTTTTATGATTTAACCTGGGCATACCTTACTAAAGTCCACAGTCAAAATGTAGTGCATGTCGAAGTCTTTTTTGATCCACAAACCCATACCGATAGAGGTATTTCTTTTGATGTAGTATTCAACGGAATTTTTAAAGCATTAGAAAAAGCTACAACAGAATTAAATATCTCCTACCAACTTATAATGTCCTATTTGAGACATTTAAGTGAAGAAGAAGCCTTTAAAACACTAGAATCTTCATTGCCTTATAAACAATACATTCATGGTGTTGGGCTAGATTCTTCTGAAATGGGCAACCCGCCTAGTAAGTTTTCTAAGGTCTTTAAAGCCTCTGCAGATCAAGGTTACAAATTGGTAGCGCATGCAGGGGAAGAAGGACCATCAACTTACATTTGGGAAGCTTTAGACCTCCTTAAAGTTGTCCGTATAGATCATGGAAACAGGTGTTTAGATGATGCAGCACTGGTAGAGAGATTGCTACAAGAAAAGCTTGCATTAACCTTGTGTCCGTTGAGTAATGTAGCACTTAAAGTTATTCAAAAAATGGAAGAACACCCTGTAGCTAAAATGCTTGACAAAGGGCTAATAGCCACAATACATTCAGATGATCCTGCTTATTTTGGCGGGTATATGAATGAAAATTATTATGAAACGGCTAAGGCACTAAATTTAAATAAATCACAACTTATGCAATTAGCCATCAATGCTTTTGAAGCTAGCTGGTTAAGTGCCGCACGCAAAGAAGAACACATCAATCAAGTGAAAGAATATTTTAACTCACTTACTTAA